The sequence TGATTCCGAAATGCAGACACCCGTGAGTTTGAAGGAGAATCGAGCAGGACAAGTTGTCACACATATTGAAATTCAAAGAAATCCAATTAATGAATAAAATAATACATAGGAAGGCACTCCTTAGTCCTCCCATCCCTTGGTACAGTCAATGGTCCGACAAATATTAATTCCGGGGAAAGAAATGAAACAGTCTATTTTGTAAATGATGACAACAATAAACCTAGGTAGAAAAAAAACCCAAACACATACTTGATCAGCAAAGGAAACAAGAAAGaggcagaagaaaaagaagtccATGGAGAACCGGGATCAGGGTAAAGAAAGCATTCTGAAATGACCCACAGACTCCAGAAACCTCTGTGGATGTATTATCACGAGAAACGtggaaagcaaaagagacAGAAACCTTTTATCTGGTGGGAATTGTTCCGACATAGCAATAGAGACTGATACCAATGGAAGATTGCCGGTGTGCCATAGGGAATTTTCAACACTGCTAtaaggggggaaaaaaaaagaaaaaagaagcgAGACAAAATAACAAACGCCAAATGCTTTAGTTTGCCTAATACAACCGAGAATGTAATCGGATAGAGATGGGAGAGGATGGAGGCAGTAGCGTCATAATGCATAAGGGATTCGAAGTTCGCGATGTTTTAGAAAGTGAGGCACATTTCCAGAGATTTCATCGATCCGATTTCGGGATCATTCCTGGCGGGTGCGTTTTGCTCCATGGGGGTTCCAGGCGCCATCACTGCCTCCATGTTGGCCAAAGAACGCTGGGTTAAAGTGAGGATTCTGGCCCTGGAAACCTTGCCCTAGAATACAAATTAGCATCGACCTAAGCCCAAAAGAAAATGTCATCAACATGATCCTATAGAAATACCTTGCATTCCCATACCACCTTGCATTCCACCCATCATGCCACCCATCTGATTGGGCATTCCTCCCATACCTCCCATACCACCCATTCCCATGCCGCCCATACCAACCCCTCCCATGCCACCGACAGGCATCATATTTCCGCCCATAGGCCCACCCATGCCTCCACGGCCTCGCATATTTGGACCACCTCGCATGTTCGATCCCATCATACCTCCGCGGTTACCAAAGCCTCCGTAAGGTTGCATGCCTCCGACAGGTGTTCCTTGGAAGCCAGCGCCTCCCATCGCACCGCCCTGAAACCCACCGGAGCCCATTGGGTTGGAGAAATTGCGGTTAGCATTGAAGCCACCCATGTTCATGCCTCCACGGTTGAATCCGCCGCCACGACCACCCCTATACCCACCAGTGTTGCCCATGCCAAAGTTCATCCCCTGGACCGGCGAATTGAAGCCTGCGGACGAAGACCTCGAACGGTCATCCTTCCCTCGCATGGGGTTATCCTTCGGAAGTGTACGGAATGGATTGGTATGTGGCTGAGTGTAATTGACCGAGTACTTCCTTGCACTTTGCTGGGCGGCGTTGAGAGATTCGATTTGATGTTTCGCAGCCGTTGCTGCCTGCGGCGAAGTAAACTCCACAAAAGCTTGTCTATGATAAAATGCAAAAAATCAGCGCCACAAAAGTCAAGCGACAACTTAAGAGCCATACAGAGTGGCAAACATACCCTTTACTTTTACCGTTCACCTTGTGTTCGCTGAATGTAACGTCTTTGAGCTCGCTCTCGCAGCCGGCCGCGTTTACCCATCCGCGTATCTCATCGTCGGTAGTCCACCAATAGAGATCGGAAATGTACAAAGCACTGGTTGCGTCTGGGTCTGTGGGCCTATCCGTCGGGCTCTCTTTCCGTTTGACACCCTGTTGGGGTACTTGGAGATTATCAGAAGCCGATTTACCGGGTTGACCCGACTCTTCCGTCTTAAAGATCTTATGATTGCCGTTCTCAGTAGCATTATTATTACCACCAGAGGCACCGCCGTCGCCTATCCCATTCTGATGGGATGTCTCAGGTGCATCGAGGATGAGCTCAGGCTCTTCCCCCTTATAATCTCCCTCGTTTTCATTGCCATTGTACCCCCCTGCATCGCCATAAATGTCAATGTCAAAATTATCATCTTCAGTGGCCATGTCGGGCTATGTGGGGACGGATCTCTGAAATGAGACGCAATTGATTGTTCCTTGAAAATCGTTATGCACAGGCTTTTGGATCTCGCAGAGATTTAAGGAGAGTACATGTCTGCCAGTTAGGGAGTCCGAATTAGCGATAAAGAAGCATTCTCGTAGGACAAATGAAAGTTAATGTTTTGCCCAAAGTTATCCAGCCAGTCATGGTTTCTGTTGCTTGCGTGGGGCAATAGAGAAAATAGAAAGCAGAAATCGAGGGAGAcgagaagaaaaatcaagaTAGATACGTACAAATCCTGATGGTCGGTGGTGTTGAGGATGCTTCAAAGTATGTGAAACAAGAGTATTGAGGTTTCGCAAAAGCGGGAATGGACTGCGCCTAGTTTTCTCGAATTTGAGATAAACCGCCCGACTGCCTTCGATGGCAAGTACAGGACCAAACTCTCAGGTGTTTCACAATAAATCCGCCTTCTTATCCTTCGACAAATGTGCCAACAAATATGGTATCTCAAATCCCCGTGGTCTGTAAGCAATGTATGCGGGCAAGAAGCTTGATCAAGCAGACAAGTGACACAGCTATCCGTGAATCAACAAGTGAAATAGAAAGGGAGAGCAGAAAATTCTGGCAAGAGCTTCAGTGAAGCCAAGCTGAATATTTAGTCTTATGTGCCAGCGATGGCAACATGAGAGTGGTCAGCCGCGTGCTTGATCCCAGTTGCCTTCGGCAAGGGGTGACAGCTCAATGTTGGAAGGCAATTCAGGGGAGAGAGCTCACACTAAGTGCCTTTCCTTGATGTACCTGGTGGAATAAGGGGTCTTGTAATGATAAAGAGGCCAACAAGAATGTGAAGGAAGATGAGAAGAAGGCGTTGGGAGTCCTCTGATGTGAGAGGAGGGAGGACGACCGTGGACGAACCGGGATTAGCGTGTTTCTCACGTGATAGCTCACCAAGTTAATCCGGGAAAACATTTGTTCCGCTGATAGGGGATACTTGGCTTGTCGAACACAGGACACCTCGCCAGAATGCTCCCGTGCGATGCCATGAAGACAAACCAAAGTCACATACCTGCCGAGTCTTCTCCCAAGCCTGTTCCTCGCTGAGGGTGGTCTTACTTTCTTCTATTTATTCCATCTTGCATTCCCCGCCTCCCCAGATCTCATTCATCATGTCCGAGACATTTCAGGAACTGGCCGATATCCCCAAGGATTTCGTCAAGGATGGCATGCTCTTCGTTAACCGATGCACGAAGCGTAAGTAGCTGCACCCTCGTAATCACTTCTCCGTTTTCATATCACGATCTATAAAGCATCCAACTGCTATCCGAGAGCGCTGCTAACAGTTGCGTTTGATTCTAGCCGACAAGCGCGAGTTTCTTAAGATCAGCCAGGCTGTCGGATTTGGTTTTCTCATTATGGGAGCCATAGGATACTTCATCAAATTAAGTCAGTCCATCCGATTTCTCTGATTTTAAAAGCGCGGAACCCGGGCCAACTTGGCCTTGTTGAAGAGATGATAGTTCACAAGTGAATCACCATGAATGCTAATATGCGCTGTTAAACAGTACATATTCCCGTCAATAATATCCTAGTAGGAGGCGCATAATGTAGGGCGCAGCAAGCGCTGGTTTGGGACGGCTGTGAAGTGGAGAGATGAATGCCTCAGAGCGATCAGGACGAAGTCTGCAGAAACGCATAACCTTTCCTGCTAGCATATTCACTGCAGAACATAATTTTGCAAGTCGTGAATTTGGGAGTCGGCGCCTAAGGGGGGGGCACTTGAATAGAGGAAACTCAAGGTTCTTTTGTTGCAGTACTATATTGTACTGCCCAACCGGAGATGTCCTTTggctctttttttcccttacTTTATGGGCTTAGTATTTTGCGTGTACTATACCATTGTATATGATTGGTTCTATCATTTTCTTGCACTGttttatttcttgatctGGCTCTATCTACGGTATCATCGCAGGGGGCCAAATCCGGGGGGAAACACCGTGAACGTTATATACAATTTTGAAAAGTATATTGCGTGATATATGATCGGGGATTCCTGTCGCGTTACCAAATACTTTCCGACGATTCTCCAGCATCTGACTGCCGAGTCTGTCGGTGAACTGGTTGACTTCTCAGCCCGTGACTAGCACTAGGGTTGCTATGATCGCTATCGCGGTTTAAATCACTAAATCGATTAAAGGATTCGACGTATTCCAAACGCGCGTTATAGCTCTGGCCAAGAGGCGGATCACCTTCATCATCTAAAGCATCATCATTCCAGGAGTGTACAGTACACGTTCCCATGGACATGCCCCATCCATTCCAAGAAGTGGCTAAAGCCGCGGAACAAATCAGAAAAAGAACCTTAAAATTGACCCATTTTGAGATATAACATACCTGCTAGGATAGGAGCGCTCGGGTGCCAACTTGCATCCCGGACGACGGTCTTCCATTGATTATCGAGTCTCCTATAATGGGATGCTGGGCCATAAATATCCGGGTCCATGGGTCGAGTTAGGTATGTTGCTTTTGCGACATCCACTATTCCGGCAATAGTAGCATCCAGGTTATATATATAGACCTTTCCACTTTCACTGCCAGTGTAGACATATCTAGAGTTGGTGCTCTGTGGTGGTGAGAAATGACATCTGATCAACGTTCTCAGAACGCTGTGCCCACGAAATGTAACCACAGAACAGTCATACGGGTGTGGTTGATAGTCCTCATCCGTAAAATTCATAAATCTGTAATCGAATCCAGTGGAATATCTACTCGGATCAATTGTATCGAATTTCGAAATGGTCATCATTTTCCGAAGGTCCCATAATTTCATCAGCTGGTCCTTTCCATTGGAGAGCACGTATCGACCGTCCCCTTTGCTGTCAACAAAGGTTAAGCCTTCTGTATGGCCGAGAAATACTCCTGCTTCTCGCCCGTCTGCCATGGACCGTCGGTCCCAAACCCTTAGGGTTGTATCATCGGATCCAGAATAGAGAATATGCGGGGACGAGTTGTCCCCAAAACAGACAGCATTCACATCATCTTCATGGTTTTGAAGCCGTAAGATCGGCTGCTGTGTTTCAATGTCATATACGACAACGGAGCGGTCTGAAGTTCCAGCAACAATTTCCCGCCCATCGCCTGAGAATCGAATAGACCATATCTAGATTGTTCATAAGCTGGTTGGTCCATTGATGATAATTGAGAGGTTCCACTTACACCAAAGGCCCCGCTTGCAGGATGATTGAATCCTTGAAGATTGGGACCTCGAAGTCGTCTAGATTTAGCAAAATCCAATATATGCGGATCCGCGCTTGATGCTGGATCTGTGCTAGCCAAACACACAACATTACTGATAGAGCTACAAGCCAGATACTTATTATCTGGACTTAGCGAAGCGTCTGTAATGGTCCACTGGCCAAATGGACACTCAACTGTCTTGTAGTACTTCCAGTCGCAAGGATTAGAAGTATCATACATGCGGACTTTGAAATCCTGGCCacagcaaaagaaaaaattacCATCGTCGGAGAACTGTCCTGAATAGCATCGAGAATCAAAGTGTACGATTTTGTCCGGGACGGAGCTCGGAATTAAGCCCTAAGGTAATATTATTCGTCAGATCTTTCTTCATAAATGATGAATAACAAGCATCAATGTGGGTATTACCTGCGGAATCGCCCTGGCAGCTCTCAAGTCGGCGCCACGAGGCCCTAAGCCCAACTCTCTCCACAACATTTTTGTCCCAAATTTTGTTCTTCTATTCTTAATTCTATCGAGATAGTATGGGTTACTGCCGAACGTTCCGGACACCATTAATTCAGCTCCCGCTTCGCTGGGAACTTTTGGGTATAGATCTTCAACGGGCTTCTGCCTTCGTCGTCTCCTGAAGCCATAAGAACCAAAAACAAatgcatcttcatcatcttcgtTGTGAGAAGCCTGTCCTCTCCATAATCCATGTGTCTGCAAGATGCGTCTGAGTCCAGTTGCCCCCAGTAACCGAAATAACTGTTCTGTTGTTActaaaaaaaaggggagcGTGAAGTTAACACCGTAATTCGGTACAGATAAACAGCGTTGACAATTTCGCACCTCGAGTAGCGCCAGTGCGGGTAGTGTTATCACCTTCCGCATCTTCAGCTTGGTCGCTGTCCTCCACCGTAAATTCGATGTGTACATCTCCATCTTCTTGGTCTAGCTTGTATGTAAGCGTTTGGGAATCCGGTTGAGGGTAGCTATCCGTACCTAGTAGCTCGCGTACTGCCTCGTCTTCGAGGAGCTCATGGTCCAGGTTATcttcctcatcttcatcatcatcatcttcttcttcccacTCATCCGATTCAGGTTCAAAATCTCgatcctcatcttcatcgccACAGCCTTCATCATACCTATCGCTCATTTGTTCACGTGCAAGGTGATATGACACATCAGACTGTGTGGCTGCGTCTGATTCTGAATGCGGTTCAGCCAGAGTCGGGGTGGGAAAATGGGACGAGCTCATGGGGCTGATCAAAGGTGCAGACTCCGATGTACATGGATTAAAATAGAAGAACGATATATTTCCTGAGCGCAACCAAGATAGAGAGTACTCTGTGCTAATTGTCGATTGGTTTGTTTATCAACAGGGGCGAGCGGCGGATCAGTTACGCATCCGTCACTTGGTTAACTGGTCTGGACTTTGGGATGGACTTCTTAACTCCGAGATCTGCCACTGAGAGGAAACGCTGATATATCGCTCCGCGGTCGGATAATGTATAAATTAAGGCTATATAAAGATGGAGATTACTTTGATGAAAACGAGGCTGAACTGTCAAACGTTTCATTTGAACCATATTGCGATGTTAATACCGGGTACTCCTCCGCGCTCCGCACAAGGTCGCACTTGACCGTTCATCCCGAGAGCTGGTTATGTCATAGTTGGTGACCCACACCACAGGCGCTTCTGATTGGACAAATTTAATATGATGACATAATACAATCTGGAGGCGGGGTCGGAGCGGAGCAACTATCATCCACGGACCGGCATCGTCGTCATGCACTCCCGTGGTCAGATATCAAGGAGAGAAGCATTACTCTGTCGGCCCTCCTTTGCAGAACGCGCATTTATATTTATGCTTTCAATCTAATCTAGAAGGTATACTTTGGAATTCTCCTTGCTtatcatcgtcgtcatcagTCCGCGATCGTCCGATATTTGCCGTGAACCGTCTGTTCTTCAAGGTATCAAGATGCAGGCCCTACCAGAGGCGCGACAACAAACCTTCGAGGAGATATACGGACCGCCAGAGAATTTCCTCGAAATCGAAGTACGTCTCCCAGTTTTACTCTTCCCCGTTTAGTactgattcttcttctccctgtCAAGTTTCGGATACCCCTCCTTCCCGTGCCCTTCTCCGTGAGCTAACGCGTAACGCTTTTTTCGCCGGGCATACAGGTGAGAAATCCTCAAACCCATGGCACATCTCGCAACATGTACACCTCCTATGAGATTGTCTGCCGCACCAATATCCCAGCCTTCAAACTAAAGCACTCCGTCGTGCGCCGTCGCTACTCCGATTTCGAATACTTCAGAGACATCCTGGAGCGAGAAAGCGCACGGGTCACCATTCCACCGCTCCCGGGGAAGGTTTTCACGAATCGCTTTAGTGACGATGTTATTGAGCACCGACGGGAAGGCTTGCAGCGGTTCTTGCAGATCGTTGTAGGTCATCCGCTGCTGCAGACGGGAAGTAAAGTCCTGGCCAGCTTTGTTCAAGGTATAACTCAAGTCCCCTTCTCCCATGCATGGCTGTTTAGATGAAGAAGTTTAAAGCTAACTATGGGTCCTAGATCCAAACTGGGATCGCAATGCATGGTGACCAAGCAATGGGCGACCGACTATGCATTGGCCTGTGCTGAAGGGCTCCTTTCATGCCTTTGTAATGCTTTTATATGATCGATGAATATTGTATGTAGTCTACTCCTTGCAGATCTCAAGGATTTGATATTTTAAGTTCCCCCTGAAACCGCGTGATTCTTCCTGAAGctttgtttgatgcattttAGTTCCAATTCCCCCTTGGCCAGTATTGTCAAGCGGAGTGCAACTATGGAACGATGTCAAAATCAGCCCGCTTCTTTTGGTCTTGCTGTACTGTCTCATTATCGTATGACCAGGACACTGTGTTCCTTTTTGATTAAGCGAATATGAGCGATGAGGAGTTCAGGCATTGACACTTTTGTGACTTTGTTATACTTACCCGCAAAAACAATGAAAACAATATAACGTTTTTCGGTATCAAATATTATATTTTAATCATTCTCAAAGGGGCTAATACACGATATTTAACCCAAGCATTCATATTTCCAAACAAGAATCAAACTAACTGGGGGCTATTATGATGTGAAGAAAACTTATCCTAGCTCATCCCATACTAATGGAGGTAAAGTGTTTTCTGCCCAGCGAATAGCATAGCTGTTTTCTTCCGGCACGTCCTCGTCAATTGGAAATGAAAATGACGGAGTGACTGGTACATTAGGTGGTTCGGGAAGACTTGATGGTGGTGCGGGAGGCGACATGGCTGGGTCAATAGGAACTGCGGTTGCACCACTGGTAGAGGTAGGTATGTCCGCTTTTCGAGAATTATGGTTCGCAAACTTAGCATTGTTCGTAGATGAAAGGCTCGATTTCGTCCCGTCTGTAGCTGCCGTTTTGCCGCCCTTGATATTGCTTTCTATTTTTTTCACGGTGGCAAAGCCACCCTCGCGATAGACATCAGGGAATTTTGTCCGAAAACGGTCCCGTAAGTCCGTAGCCTTCCTATGCATCAAATCCAAATGCTTATCTTGACGGATCAAGGTCCATTGAAATCCATGGACAGCATAACCTTTGAGCAGCGCTTCATCTTCAGCAGGAGTGAAGGGACGGCGGTGTCGCCGAGTTGACTTAACGGTCGCATCCGGGTTTTGCAAGCCGAGCGATATGAGGGTAGATTTAGATTTATTAGATAGACCCTGGCTTCCATTCAACCCTGAAGAACGCTTCTGTTTCAACTTTGACTGCTTTTGCTGAAGGTCTGGGGCCGTAAATCTGCATGGTCTAACCAACTCAGTAGTAGGGCGGCTGGAGTTTGCTACTGATAAGCTCGAGGTTCCGATAGACCCTTTGTTAAAGTCTAGACCACCCTTAGCCACTCTGGGATCAGGGAGAACTATCTTTGCAACCAGGCCAGATTGGGCGTTGCTTATACTGTCGGCCAACCTAGCTTGGATATCATCTGAAGTGGGTGTCTGCCCCGATTCGTATGCCCACGGGCAACACACTCGAAACCTATCTTTCAGATTCCCAGGAGTTCTCTGATTGAATTTGAGATCCCGTTGTGCGAGAATGCTAGTCCAATTACCAGCACCGCATCTCACTACACCGCGGAGAAGATCGTGAGTTTCTTGCTCCGACCACCTTCGAAGTTTCCTTTTCGGTTTCTTAGACTCTTTTCTTGCTGCAGGCTTATCGTATCCATCTATTACCCGCTCGGTATCACTTGCTAGTTCCGCTTGGTCCGTGTCCTGGGTATCTGCGCTTCGGTTATCACTTGCCTGGCTTTCCATATTAGCCCCCCCATCCTGGTCGTTCAGCTCAATAAGGTCTTCTATTCTTTGTGCACGGCGTTCCCCAGCCTGCTCCGAAGATGGTTGTTCTGTGGAAGGGGACGTACCCTTTCCTGGAGGGTTTAAAATCACAGGACGTCTATTTGCCTCGATGGGCGGAAACAAAGCAGCATTTGGTGGAGGCTCTTTAAGCTCATTCAAAATCGGCAGTGGCCCAAATGGACGTGGCTTTGGTATTTCCTTTTGGACCTTCGGGATAGGTAGTTGTAGAAGTTCTCCAAAATTGTCTCCCACATGTTCTAGCCGGCGACGTTTTCGCGGAGCTTCGTCAGAGAATGAGGAATAAGGCAGTTTTTCAACAGCCCTAAGACTAATAAAAGCCGGAAGTATAGTCTTGGGTGGTTGTTCTGAACTCGGCAACATGCCCAAGATATGAGGAAGATCATTATCTCTGCGCGCTGCTCTGAGGAAATCCTCGAGTGTAGGTAGCTCTGTTGGCGGATTTCCAGATGGGAGGTTGGGTGGTTTCGAAGCCCCGGAGTCCCTAATTCCGGTAGTAGCAGGCTCAAGAGGGGAAGGGATCTTTCGAGAGCCTGGAGGAATAGGGTTGCGCAGAGGAGCTATTCGCAAGTGCGGCCGCGTGGGGATGTCTCTTGACTGGAAAAAGGGATCATCGAGGACTGAAGGCACAGAAAATGCCGCTGCAGACGTGTCGTGGATTTCATTCCAGGGCATTTCTCCTTTGCTTAAGCTGCGCTGTCTATGCTGCAAAGATATCTGAGTGTACTCCATGAGCAAACCCCATGGACGCAGAGAATCCCGGCCCAGTCAACTTGATCACGTGATTCACGCCTTGGGTTCCCGAACCCGACGCTCAGCATTCAGACACCAGCAGCTACTCGAGGTTCGGAGCTGGCAGGCATGCAGATGCTGAAATCGGACAGGCTACTGAGTGTTATAATCAAACAATGCAAAGGGAATGTATCCACCTTGTTAAAATTTAAGGGACGTCAAATTCCTCCCATGAACATGAATCTCAAAATGAGAACCATCTTGCCACTTTGGCCACACATCCTGGAGCCACTTTCAGTGAATTGCCGCATTTAACTGCTATTCGGATTGGATACTAACCTTTGCTAGGTTGGTGGGCTGGTGGGTTGCTTTCTACGATGCTCATAAATTCGTTGTTGGCCAGACTCCAAACGTAGGCGAGGCTTTAATCCCCTACCCGAGCATAAAGTCTCTTGCCTATCAGCTCGGCAATCAGTATTTTACTACCGCTGTTTGTAGGGGTTGGGGTCTTATGCAGCGAAGGTGGTCCAAAATTATCTAATCGCGCTGGCTCTTGCGGACGTGATCCATATATATGCTACACGTCTTGGGGTCGGTTGGGATGCATTGATTGCGGTGAATAAATGGAACAACTTGTTATGGGGCAATATTGGTGCTTCTACGTTTCTTTTCGTGAACCGGCTAGCATGCTTGTTAGGAATATTTGGAAAAACCAAGGCAAGCAGTTTCGTTGATTGTGCAAGGGAAGTCAGGCATCTTTTTGAAGACGGCACAAAAAGATCCGCCGAACCACGCGTCCCGTTGCGGCCCCAAACCATACCAGTCACAATGATTGATCTCAAGCGGCTCGCTTGCGAATTGCCTAGAATCCTATCTGGCGACAGGAACCAGGCTTCTCTGGTATGAGCCTGACGGGACTAGACTCAAGCAAGACATCGTTCAATCTATCATACAATTCAAAATTTTCATTCTACTGATGAGACGAGGACGGAACTGAGAAAAGTTTCTTATTCAGGTCGCTCAAGCGATCCGATCTTCAACGTGCGTCTTGAAACGCCAACGTATTAGTTCCGAGGACGCAGTAATCATGGTGTAAACCCGCCACCAAGCATCGACATTGGCCGAACGTCGGAGTTGAGAAGCTTGACCGCTACTTTCTCCCTGCAGAAAGATTGGTCTAGCAGAGCTCAGAGTGTCTAGAAGGCAGCCTCTATGGTGGAGCGTGTTCGCAGCAGCTTCTTGAAGAGTTTGCGGACACGGCTCTATCCGTCGAGCCCGCTAACCTTACCATGGCATTGTGCCCGGGAGTGGAGCAAAAGAACCTTTGGTGCACCCTTTCCCGAGTACAAAGTATACCAGGCGGTTATGATCCCCGTACCGTATACAGTAACTAACAAATCATTTTGTAGAAATGCGGCGGCGGACAACATAACCAGCGACATCAAGTTGAGAAAAGCTTTCCAACGCagcatacggagtatatataCATACTATACGTGAATATCCAGTAGGTAAGTTTACTCCATAAATTGCTTGTCGCCTTTCTCTCAGAAATTGAAATAATACTCTGTTACTCGAGCTTGACTGTAAGAAAGCTGCAAACTAGTATGTAATCATGTACTGTAAATACCTTCGGGGTACGGACTGCAGCGGTAATAAGGGTCCAGAAAAATACACAACCAGATTGTCCTTGCGGAAAACTCCACTACACGCTCCTTTTGTGATAGTCCCCTCAACTTTGTATTTCCGACTGCGGGAGCCTAAAGAGGATAAGAAGCACCCATACGAAGCCCACTCTCTGGAGGGCGAAAGAAGTACTCGTACGGTCAGCATCGAGGAACAAACTCCGGGGTACGGACGGACGAGCCCGTAAAATTCCTCCATACagcgtactccgtactccgtacatacgtTAACTATCGAATTATGTATGTACAAACCTGTGGCTGAG is a genomic window of Coccidioides posadasii str. Silveira chromosome 3, complete sequence containing:
- the SNX3 gene encoding Sorting nexin-3 (EggNog:ENOG410PNAS~COG:U~BUSCO:14937at33183); translation: MQALPEARQQTFEEIYGPPENFLEIEVRNPQTHGTSRNMYTSYEIVCRTNIPAFKLKHSVVRRRYSDFEYFRDILERESARVTIPPLPGKVFTNRFSDDVIEHRREGLQRFLQIVVGHPLLQTGSKVLASFVQDPNWDRNAW
- a CDS encoding uncharacterized protein (EggNog:ENOG410PP6N~COG:S), giving the protein MATEDDNFDIDIYGDAGGYNGNENEGDYKGEEPELILDAPETSHQNGIGDGGASGGNNNATENGNHKIFKTEESGQPGKSASDNLQVPQQGVKRKESPTDRPTDPDATSALYISDLYWWTTDDEIRGWVNAAGCESELKDVTFSEHKVNGKSKGQAFVEFTSPQAATAAKHQIESLNAAQQSARKYSVNYTQPHTNPFRTLPKDNPMRGKDDRSRSSSAGFNSPVQGMNFGMGNTGGYRGGRGGGFNRGGMNMGGFNANRNFSNPMGSGGFQGGAMGGAGFQGTPVGGMQPYGGFGNRGGMMGSNMRGGPNMRGRGGMGGPMGGNMMPVGGMGGVGMGGMGMGGMGGMGGMPNQMGGMMGGMQGGMGMQGQGFQGQNPHFNPAFFGQHGGSDGAWNPHGAKRTRQE
- the SSS1 gene encoding Sec61p translocation complex subunit (EggNog:ENOG410PRYA~COG:U~TransMembrane:1 (o37-55i)~BUSCO:16940at33183), whose translation is MSETFQELADIPKDFVKDGMLFVNRCTKPDKREFLKISQAVGFGFLIMGAIGYFIKLIHIPVNNILVGGA
- a CDS encoding uncharacterized protein (EggNog:ENOG410PGHY~COG:K~BUSCO:4269at33183), with the protein product MPWNEIHDTSAAAFSVPSVLDDPFFQSRDIPTRPHLRIAPLRNPIPPGSRKIPSPLEPATTGIRDSGASKPPNLPSGNPPTELPTLEDFLRAARRDNDLPHILGMLPSSEQPPKTILPAFISLRAVEKLPYSSFSDEAPRKRRRLEHVGDNFGELLQLPIPKVQKEIPKPRPFGPLPILNELKEPPPNAALFPPIEANRRPVILNPPGKGTSPSTEQPSSEQAGERRAQRIEDLIELNDQDGGANMESQASDNRSADTQDTDQAELASDTERVIDGYDKPAARKESKKPKRKLRRWSEQETHDLLRGVVRCGAGNWTSILAQRDLKFNQRTPGNLKDRFRVCCPWAYESGQTPTSDDIQARLADSISNAQSGLVAKIVLPDPRVAKGGLDFNKGSIGTSSLSVANSSRPTTELVRPCRFTAPDLQQKQSKLKQKRSSGLNGSQGLSNKSKSTLISLGLQNPDATVKSTRRHRRPFTPAEDEALLKGYAVHGFQWTLIRQDKHLDLMHRKATDLRDRFRTKFPDVYREGGFATVKKIESNIKGGKTAATDGTKSSLSSTNNAKFANHNSRKADIPTSTSGATAVPIDPAMSPPAPPSSLPEPPNVPVTPSFSFPIDEDVPEENSYAIRWAENTLPPLVWDELG
- a CDS encoding uncharacterized protein (EggNog:ENOG410QDP4~COG:S~BUSCO:7522at33183) → MSSSHFPTPTLAEPHSESDAATQSDVSYHLAREQMSDRYDEGCGDEDEDRDFEPESDEWEEEDDDDEDEEDNLDHELLEDEAVRELLDQEDGDVHIEFTVEDSDQAEDAEGDNTTRTGATREQLFRLLGATGLRRILQTHGLWRGQASHNEDDEDAFVFGSYGFRRRRRQKPVEDLYPKVPSEAGAELMVSGTFGSNPYYLDRIKNRRTKFGTKMLWRELGLGPRGADLRAARAIPQGLIPSSVPDKIVHFDSRCYSGQFSDDGNFFFCCGQDFKVRMYDTSNPCDWKYYKTVECPFGQWTITDASLSPDNKYLACSSISNVVCLASTDPASSADPHILDFAKSRRLRGPNLQGFNHPASGAFGIWSIRFSGDGREIVAGTSDRSVVVYDIETQQPILRLQNHEDDVNAVCFGDNSSPHILYSGSDDTTLRVWDRRSMADGREAGVFLGHTEGLTFVDSKGDGRYVLSNGKDQLMKLWDLRKMMTISKFDTIDPSRYSTGFDYRFMNFTDEDYQPHPYDCSVVTFRGHSVLRTLIRCHFSPPQSTNSRYVYTGSESGKVYIYNLDATIAGIVDVAKATYLTRPMDPDIYGPASHYRRLDNQWKTVVRDASWHPSAPILAATSWNGWGMSMGTCTVHSWNDDALDDEGDPPLGQSYNARLEYVESFNRFSDLNRDSDHSNPSASHGLRSQPVHRQTRQSDAGESSESIW